One part of the Ziziphus jujuba cultivar Dongzao chromosome 2, ASM3175591v1 genome encodes these proteins:
- the LOC107417849 gene encoding rust resistance kinase Lr10-like isoform X1 — translation MKIGRPSSSFIRLGCFIFLVLMVFHFQTSCAKVCPASSCGNIPNISHPFRLQTDPPNCGKKRYELSCENNNRSTVLYLHLGKYYIHAINYENYTIRLADVNIDKANCSSVPPYSLSNYNFTYEDPYSIRIKRGNGSYFDTTYELLSEAITFIKCENQVESPLYIPTAPCIINSSGAASTTLSKEEYYSYVKVGRTNVSELKESCRVELMVMITSRQQRIWENSSTNISYEDIHNQLVYGFEISWLPSFAHLGEACYVHGSNNMVHCIDLFTFGLLQIFLFVSIPALIALCCGGRLVLVLPFIIAFLITKWRRRHLSMYSMIEDFLRTNDNLMPIRYSYSKIRKMTRGFKDKLGEGGYGSVYKGKLRSGRLVAIKMLEKSKANGQDFINEVSTVGRIHHVNVVQLVGFCVEGSKRALVYDFMPNGSLDKYLFSQEGITSVDCKTMCEISYGIACGIEYLHRGCSMQILHFDIKPHNILLDENFIPKISDFGLARLSPLDNNIVSLTGARGTMGYIAPELFYKNIGGVSNKADVYSFGMLLMEMTSRRKNLNVAAEHTSQIYFPSWVYDQLKDGNDFEMGDATEEESRIRKKMIIVSLWCIQMNPSDRPTMNKVKEMLEGEVESLQMPPKPFVYPQVEPVNDEGLKSNSRCSAPASNDDSEEITEIIESC, via the exons ATGAAGATTGGAAGACCCTCTTCATCATTCATACGCCTAGGCTGCTTCATCTTTCTTGTTTTGATGGTTTTCCATTTTCAAACTAGCTGTGCAAAAGTTTGCCCTGCATCTTCATGTGGAAATATACCCAATATAAGCCACCCTTTTCGACTTCAAACCGATCCACCAAACTGCGGGAAGAAAAGGTATGAACTATCTTGCGAGAATAACAACCGTTCTACTGTCTTATACTTGCATTTAGGAAAATACTATATCCACGCAATCAATTACGAAAACTACACAATCCGACTGGCTGATGTCAATATTGACAAGGCTAATTGCTCCTCGGTACCTCCTTACTCTTTGTCCAATTATAACTTCACTTATGAAGATCCATATTCAATTAGGATAAAGAGAGGCAATGGATCATATTTTGATACGACATATGAGTTACTCTCGGAGGCTATAACTTTCATCAAGTGTGAAAATCAAGTTGAGTCTCCTCTTTACATACCCACTGCTCCGTGCATTATTAATAGTAGTGGTGCTGCTAGCACTACTTTATCCAAAGAGGAATACTACTCTTATGTGAAGGTTGGTAGAACAAATGTGTCGGAGTTAAAAGAATCTTGCCGTGTAGAGCTGATGGTTATGATCACATCACGGCAGCAGAGAATTTGGGAAAACAGCAGCACCAACATTTCCTATGAAGACATACACAATCAACTGGTGTACGGCTTTGAGATTTCATGGTTGCCAAGTTTTGCTCACTTGGGTGAAGCTTGTTATGTCCATGGCTCCAACAACATGGTCCACT GCATTGATTTGTTCACCTTCGGTCTTCTCCAAATTTTCT TATTCGTCTCCATACCAGCATTGATCG CCTTGTGTTGCGGAGGAAGACTCGTACTTGTGCTTCCATTTATAATTGCATTTCTTATTACCAAATGGCGAAGGAGGCATTTATCAATGTATAGCATGATTGAAGATTTCCTACGAACTAACGATAACCTCATGCCAATAAGGTATTCATATTCCAAGATTCGGAAGATGACTAGGGGTTTCAAAGACAAGTTAGGTGAAGGAGGCTATGGATCTGTCTACAAAGGAAAGCTTCGTAGTGGACGTCTAGTAGCAATCAAGATGTTAGAAAAATCGAAGGCTAATGGACAAGACTTCATCAATGAAGTTTCAACTGTTGGAAGGATTCACCATGTTAATGTGGTGCAACTTGTTGGTTTTTGTGTCGAGGGATCAAAGCGTGCTcttgtttatgattttatgCCTAATGGATCTCttgataaatatcttttttctcAAGAAGGAATTACCTCCGTAGATTGCAAGACAATGTGTGAAATTTCATATGGAATAGCTTGTGGTATTGAATATCTTCATCGAGGATGCAGCATGCAAATTCTGCATTTTGACATTAAGCCACACAACATTCTTTTGGATGAGAATTTTATTCCAAAGATTTCTGATTTCGGGCTTGCGAGACTATCCCCGTTAGACAATAACATTGTCTCTCTTACTGGAGCAAGAGGAACCATGGGATACATAGCTCCGGAGTTGTTCTACAAAAAcattggaggagtttctaacaAAGCTGATGTTTATAGTTTCGGAATGCTATTGATGGAAATGACCAGTAGAAGAAAGAATTTGAATGTAGCTGCAGAGCATACAAGTCAAATTTACTTTCCTTCATGGGTTTATGATCAACTTAAAGATGGAAATGACTTTGAAATGGGAGATGCAACAGAGGAAGAATCAAGAATAAGAAAGAAGATGATTATAGTATCATTGTGGTGTATACAAATGAATCCAAGTGATCGACCAACAATGAACAAAGTCAAAGAGATGCTTGAAGGAGAAGTTGAAAGTTTACAAATGCCTCCAAAGCCTTTTGTGTACCCACAAGTAGAGCCTGTAAATGATGAAGGGCTGAAATCAAATTCAAGGTGCTCAGCACCAGCCTCAAATGATGATTCGGAAGAGATTACTGAGATTATAGAATCATGTTAA
- the LOC107417849 gene encoding rust resistance kinase Lr10-like isoform X2: protein MKIGRPSSSFIRLGCFIFLVLMVFHFQTSCAKVCPASSCGNIPNISHPFRLQTDPPNCGKKRIKRGNGSYFDTTYELLSEAITFIKCENQVESPLYIPTAPCIINSSGAASTTLSKEEYYSYVKVGRTNVSELKESCRVELMVMITSRQQRIWENSSTNISYEDIHNQLVYGFEISWLPSFAHLGEACYVHGSNNMVHCIDLFTFGLLQIFLFVSIPALIALCCGGRLVLVLPFIIAFLITKWRRRHLSMYSMIEDFLRTNDNLMPIRYSYSKIRKMTRGFKDKLGEGGYGSVYKGKLRSGRLVAIKMLEKSKANGQDFINEVSTVGRIHHVNVVQLVGFCVEGSKRALVYDFMPNGSLDKYLFSQEGITSVDCKTMCEISYGIACGIEYLHRGCSMQILHFDIKPHNILLDENFIPKISDFGLARLSPLDNNIVSLTGARGTMGYIAPELFYKNIGGVSNKADVYSFGMLLMEMTSRRKNLNVAAEHTSQIYFPSWVYDQLKDGNDFEMGDATEEESRIRKKMIIVSLWCIQMNPSDRPTMNKVKEMLEGEVESLQMPPKPFVYPQVEPVNDEGLKSNSRCSAPASNDDSEEITEIIESC, encoded by the exons ATGAAGATTGGAAGACCCTCTTCATCATTCATACGCCTAGGCTGCTTCATCTTTCTTGTTTTGATGGTTTTCCATTTTCAAACTAGCTGTGCAAAAGTTTGCCCTGCATCTTCATGTGGAAATATACCCAATATAAGCCACCCTTTTCGACTTCAAACCGATCCACCAAACTGCGGGAAGAAAAG GATAAAGAGAGGCAATGGATCATATTTTGATACGACATATGAGTTACTCTCGGAGGCTATAACTTTCATCAAGTGTGAAAATCAAGTTGAGTCTCCTCTTTACATACCCACTGCTCCGTGCATTATTAATAGTAGTGGTGCTGCTAGCACTACTTTATCCAAAGAGGAATACTACTCTTATGTGAAGGTTGGTAGAACAAATGTGTCGGAGTTAAAAGAATCTTGCCGTGTAGAGCTGATGGTTATGATCACATCACGGCAGCAGAGAATTTGGGAAAACAGCAGCACCAACATTTCCTATGAAGACATACACAATCAACTGGTGTACGGCTTTGAGATTTCATGGTTGCCAAGTTTTGCTCACTTGGGTGAAGCTTGTTATGTCCATGGCTCCAACAACATGGTCCACT GCATTGATTTGTTCACCTTCGGTCTTCTCCAAATTTTCT TATTCGTCTCCATACCAGCATTGATCG CCTTGTGTTGCGGAGGAAGACTCGTACTTGTGCTTCCATTTATAATTGCATTTCTTATTACCAAATGGCGAAGGAGGCATTTATCAATGTATAGCATGATTGAAGATTTCCTACGAACTAACGATAACCTCATGCCAATAAGGTATTCATATTCCAAGATTCGGAAGATGACTAGGGGTTTCAAAGACAAGTTAGGTGAAGGAGGCTATGGATCTGTCTACAAAGGAAAGCTTCGTAGTGGACGTCTAGTAGCAATCAAGATGTTAGAAAAATCGAAGGCTAATGGACAAGACTTCATCAATGAAGTTTCAACTGTTGGAAGGATTCACCATGTTAATGTGGTGCAACTTGTTGGTTTTTGTGTCGAGGGATCAAAGCGTGCTcttgtttatgattttatgCCTAATGGATCTCttgataaatatcttttttctcAAGAAGGAATTACCTCCGTAGATTGCAAGACAATGTGTGAAATTTCATATGGAATAGCTTGTGGTATTGAATATCTTCATCGAGGATGCAGCATGCAAATTCTGCATTTTGACATTAAGCCACACAACATTCTTTTGGATGAGAATTTTATTCCAAAGATTTCTGATTTCGGGCTTGCGAGACTATCCCCGTTAGACAATAACATTGTCTCTCTTACTGGAGCAAGAGGAACCATGGGATACATAGCTCCGGAGTTGTTCTACAAAAAcattggaggagtttctaacaAAGCTGATGTTTATAGTTTCGGAATGCTATTGATGGAAATGACCAGTAGAAGAAAGAATTTGAATGTAGCTGCAGAGCATACAAGTCAAATTTACTTTCCTTCATGGGTTTATGATCAACTTAAAGATGGAAATGACTTTGAAATGGGAGATGCAACAGAGGAAGAATCAAGAATAAGAAAGAAGATGATTATAGTATCATTGTGGTGTATACAAATGAATCCAAGTGATCGACCAACAATGAACAAAGTCAAAGAGATGCTTGAAGGAGAAGTTGAAAGTTTACAAATGCCTCCAAAGCCTTTTGTGTACCCACAAGTAGAGCCTGTAAATGATGAAGGGCTGAAATCAAATTCAAGGTGCTCAGCACCAGCCTCAAATGATGATTCGGAAGAGATTACTGAGATTATAGAATCATGTTAA